One Lacunisphaera limnophila DNA window includes the following coding sequences:
- a CDS encoding 3-keto-disaccharide hydrolase gives MRPLPLRFALALLVSVPAFAAAAEEGFTSLMDGSSFAGWTPATENTATWKIEDGAFVTRGPRCHLFYTGDPVPFKNFELKVEVMTEPGANGGIYFHTRYQETNWPQAGFETQVNNTQSDWKKTGSLYDLASVGFVAAQDNVWWTQHIIVEGNTVTVKVNDTIVMQYKEPAGAQAGAAFERKLGTGTFALQAHDPKSVVRYRHIRVKRLPD, from the coding sequence ATGCGCCCCCTACCCCTCCGGTTCGCCCTCGCCCTGCTCGTCAGCGTCCCCGCCTTCGCCGCCGCGGCGGAGGAGGGCTTCACCAGCCTCATGGACGGCTCCAGCTTCGCCGGCTGGACCCCCGCCACCGAAAACACCGCCACTTGGAAAATCGAGGACGGCGCCTTCGTCACCCGCGGCCCGCGCTGCCACCTGTTTTATACCGGCGATCCCGTCCCCTTCAAAAATTTTGAGCTCAAGGTCGAGGTCATGACCGAGCCCGGCGCGAACGGCGGCATCTACTTCCACACCCGCTACCAGGAAACCAACTGGCCCCAGGCCGGCTTCGAAACGCAGGTCAACAACACCCAGTCCGACTGGAAGAAAACCGGCAGCCTCTACGACCTCGCCAGCGTCGGCTTCGTCGCCGCCCAGGACAACGTCTGGTGGACCCAGCACATCATCGTTGAGGGCAACACGGTGACCGTGAAGGTGAATGACACGATCGTGATGCAGTACAAGGAACCCGCCGGCGCCCAGGCCGGCGCCGCCTTCGAGCGGAAACTCGGCACCGGTACCTTCGCCCTGCAGGCGCACGACCCCAAGAGCGTCGTCCGCTACCGCCACATCCGCGTCAAGCGCCTGCCGGACTGA